The Campylobacter hyointestinalis subsp. hyointestinalis nucleotide sequence GCATTTAGTTGCCTTAGTTCTCTATAAAAATACGTTTCATTTACGGTTATAAGATTTATAAATTTTTGCCTTAGAGAGCTATCGTATGAAATTTTTTGTATCAATTCATCGGCGTCATCTATGGAATTTAAAGCTGCAAAATTCGTGATCCTATGTTTTAAAATTCCTTTTTTATTTGCAAGGTCGTTTCCGCTAAATCTCTTTGCCGCATCTAGTATCTTATCTAGATTTTCTAAAGATAAATCATTCATGTATAAATTTCTCTAATTCTATTTTTATGTTTTGTAAATTTGCAGTTTCTAGCTTTGGGTTTAACTCTTTGGCACGTTTTGGCATACCGTAGACTACGGCTGTTTCGTCATTTTCGGCTATACACTTTGCTCCTGATTTATATAGTTTGTCAAGTCCGATCGCTCCATCATCTCCAAGTCCTGTTAAAAGTATAGCAAGAACATCGCTAAACTTACAAGCGCTCACCGCCGAAGAAAATAGCATATTTACATTTGGATTAAATATAGTTGGAATTCCGCTGATGTCAGGAGCTATTATGAGCTGTTTTGTATCTAGTATGATACTGTTTTTTTCGCATATATAAATTTTATTTTTAAGTATCTCTTTGTCTTTGACCATAGTTACTTCAGACTTTATATTTTTATTAAATTGCGCAACAAAGCTGGGCATAAATGTTTTGTTCATATGCTGAGCTATGACTATAGAAACGTTTTGTGGCAATATAATATCGCTAAAAAGCTCTCTAAGATGCCCTGGACCTCCAGTAGAGGCTCCTACTAGTACAAGTTTTTGTTTCAAATTTGAAACTCCGTTTTAGTTTATAAAGTCAAATTATATCACTTTTTCATTTTATATCAAATTTAGAAGCATTTGTGTATAATTTTAGCTCATTCTTTGAGGTTATTAAGGATATAAATGGCAGAAGTAAAAGGTGTTATGTCACCTATAGTCATAAATACAAAAAATGTTTATGAAGATTTAGAAGCTATAGCGTATAAAACAAACGTAGATATAAACAGTATCGACTTTAATATTTTAGCTATATATACAAAATACAAAACCGACGCTGATAGTGAATTTAAAGATGTTGATGAAGAATCTTTAAATATATTTAACGACGATGAATTCATCTCAAACAAAAGTCTTGTTATATCTCAAAGCTATAATGTAGAGTATTTTGATAAAAGCACTAGAAGTGCTTCTTTGATGCCTAAAATTTCTTTGGGCGCAAATAAAAGTATGACAAAGATAGTTGCAACTATAAAAGAGAGCTTAGATGTAAAATACACACCTACGTTTGAATCAGAGCTCATAAACACAATATACAAAAAGCTCATAAAAGTCGGAGTTTTGATAGGTATAAGAAATTCTCTAATGCTAAGAGAGATAAAAAGACTAACTTCTGTTTTACGCATAAAAGGCATAATAGACAAAAGCGTCACATTTGTGGTGACTTCAGGACTCGATGCTTTGCCAAGCGTAGATGACGCTATCATTTACTATTACATCAACAAAACAAAAGAGGGTGGCAAAAAAGATAAGGTTGATTATGCAAACCGTGGATTTATCCAAAGCGTTAGTCCTGGTGAGCTTATCATCGAGTATATAAAACCTAAATTTGGATCTCCTGGAAGAAACGTAAAAGGCGAACTCATACCAGTAAATGATCCTAAAGTAACAAATCAAGTTCAGATAAACTATACCGATAATATCGAAATGCGTGAAGATGAAAATAGCATAAAATATTTTGCTAAAAAAAACGGATATGTAAGCAAAGATAAAGATACTTACGATATCGCAGATGAGTTAGATGTCAATGAAGTAAGTTTTAAAACTACTGGTTCGATAGATGCAGGACTAAATACAGACGTAAAAATCAACATAAAAGAAAGTGATGTTTTAAAAGACGCAGTAGGTACTGGTATGAGTATAGAAACTGCTAAGATCAATGTAGAAGGAAACGTAGCAAAAAACGCACGTATAGTTGCTAAAGAAGTAAATATAGGCGGACAGACTCACGCCAAATCCACTATCGAAGCAGACAGCGCTTTCATCTCTGTGCATTTAGGAAAACTTACCTGTGATGAAGCTACTATAGATAGACTAGAGGGCGGTTACGTAAAAGCTAAAAAAGTTACGATAAACTCGGCTATAGGTGGAGAGATAATAGCGTCTGAAGTCTATATAGGCAAGTTGTTTTCTAACGTAAATATAACGGCTTCAGTTATAGTGCAAGTAGATGAGCTAAAAGGTAGCAATAATAAATTTATAATAGACGCCGCCAAGATTTTGGATTATGAAGATAAATTTAACGAATACATGCAAAAGATCTCAAATCTTCAAAGCGAGATAGCCGCTATGCCAAGAGAACTAAAGAAAAAACGAAGCGTTATAGAATCAAACAAAGAGTCCGTAAATCTGATAAAACAGAGGATAGAAGAGCTAAGAAACGATTCTAAAACTCCGCCGATATCATTTATCAACAAACTAAAAGATTTTCAAGCTTTAGTTCAAGAGTACAACACAGAACTAAAAGAATTTCAAGGCAAAAAGGCGGCTTTAGATGATTTGCACGATGAGTTAAGACAAATGCAAAGTATGGTTTTTGATGCTAAGATCATAAATAAAGATAGATGGAAAGAGCTAAACGAGATCAAATTTAAACTGATCGAACCTAAAAAAGAGATCATATATAGCACAAAAGAAAACGAACTAGCAAAGCTCATTATGCTTAAGCATCTAGTCGTAGCAGATGAAGACGTGTACGAGATAAAAAAATCAAACGAGATAGACCTATGATAAAAGCAATAGAAGGAATAATCACAAAAAAAGAGCCAACTAGTATTTGGCTAAAGGTGCCTTGTGGCGTAACGTATGGCATTTTTATATCGCTTTTTACAAGCTCAAATTTAAATAAAGGCGACAATGCAGAGCTTTTTATTACTCAGATCATCAGAGAAGACGCAAATTTACTTTATGGCTTTATCAAAGAGAGTGAGCAGCGCATTTTTGAAATGCTTTTAAAGGTAAATGGTATAGGTGCTGCGACTGCTATGGCGGTATGTTCTTCTCTAAGCCCAGATGATTTTAGTAGAGCGATAATAAATGGAGATTCTGACACTTTAAGAAGAGTTCCTGGTATCGGGCCAAAGACTGCTAGAACGGTCATCGCTCAGCTAAGCGATGCTAAATTTAGCGAGATAAGCTCTATGGAGAGTTATCAAAATGAAGCGTTTATGGCTCTTGAGAGTTTAGGTTTTAAAAGAGATAAAATTTCAAAAGTGCTTAGCGAATGCATGAGCGGCGACACGACTTCACTTATAAAAGAAGCACTTAAAAAACTTGCTTAAGGAAATTTGATGAAATTCGGTATAGTATTTGGTGGAAATAGTTTTGAGCACGAGATAAGTATAGTTTCTGCAGTGTCAGTTAAAAATGTTTTAAAAGCTGATCTTAGCTTTATCTTTGTAGATAAATTTAGAGATTTTTATCTGATAGATAAAAAAGATATGAGAGCAAATTTCTTTAGTAGTGGCAAGTATAAAAACTCTAAAAAGTTATATTTACAACAAGGTGGTTTTGCTACCCACTCACTCTTTGGAATGAGTCAGCTAAACTTGGATTGTTATATAAATTTAATCCACGGAAGTGACGGGGAAGATGGCAAGATCGCTGGTATGTTCGAGTTTTACGGTCTTAAGTTTATAGGTCCAAGACTTGAAGCGAGCGTGCTTAGTTTTAACAAAGAGCTTACTAAACTTTTAGCTTTAAAATGTGGCGTAAAAACACTGCCTTACGAGATGATAAAAAGAGGCGATAAAATCAAAATGCAATTACCATTTATCCTAAAACCTGCTCGTCTTGGAAGCAGCATAGGAGTAAGTATAGTGCATAAGCTTAGTGAGCTTGACTATGCTTTGGACGTGGCTTTTGAGTTTGATAGCGATATCTTAGTAGAGCCTTTTATGAGCGGCATTAGAGAGTTTAATCTAGCTGGATTTAGGGTTGGCAATGAGTTTGAGTTTTCGCTCATAGAAGAGCCGACAAAAAAAGAATTTCTTGATTTTGAGCAAAAATATATGAGTTTTTCAAGTCGCACTTCAGTAGAAGCGAGTATCAGCCAGGAGTTAAAAGAGGCCATAAAAAAAGCTTTTATGGATATTTATGATGGCGGAAACTTTGATGGCGCTCTGATAAGGTGTGATTTTTTTGTTCTTGATAATGAAATTTATCTAAATGAGATAAATCCAAACCCAGGAAGTATGGCAAACTATCTATTTACAGACTTTAGTGCTTCAGTACAAAAACTCGCTAACTCTATAAAATTACCTAAAAATATACAGATTGATTATAAATTTATACACTCCATAACAAGTAATAAAGGCAAACTGAACTGATACTTTAAAATGTTTTAAGCCAAATTTATGTAGAATTTTGTGTAAAATTCTACATAAGGACGCAATATGGCTACATTTAGTAAAAACGAAGTATATACTGCCACAGAGGTCGTTAGAAATTTTAGTTCTATCCTTACAAAAGTTTCAAAAGCCGAGATGAAAAGAGCATTTATAGTTAAAAACAATCGCTTTGAAGCCGTACTTTTAAATATGGATGAGTATGAAAGACTAAATGAAGCCGTAGTTTTGCTAGAAGCTATTTATACAACAAAAAAAGTAAAAAAGGAAGAAGATGGCAAGTAAAGAAGTAACTATCAAAAGTCATAGATACACTATCAGCTATGAGATATTTAATCCTACTTTGGAGCCTTGCATACTCATACTTCACGGTTGGGGTGCAAATAAAGAGATAATGAAAAAGGCTTTTTTACCATATTTTACAAATTTAAAACAAATTTATATCGATCTTCCCGGGTTTGGAAATAGCCCTCTAACTCATCCTTTATATACGAAAGATTATGCTAATATCGTTCGCGAGTTTTTAGACAAGCTTGATCTTAAGCCTGAGTTTATTTTAGGTCATAGTTTTGGTGGCAAAGTAGCGACTTTGCTAAATCCACCAAATTTAATACTTCTTAGCAGTGCTGGAATCATTCAAAAGAAGCCATTTTTAGTAAGACTTAAGATCAAAATATTTAAATTTTTAAAGCTTATCGGTTTTGGTAAATTTTATAAATTTTTTGCGTCAAAAGACGTAGCTGGAATGAGTAAAGAGATGTATGAGACGCTAAAAAATGTTGTTGATGAGAATTTCTATAATATTTTTAAAAATTACAAAGGCAAAGCTTATCTGTTTTGGGGTAAAGAAGACAGAGCAACGCCTTTAAAAAGTGGCGAAGAAATAGCAAGGATCATCAAAAATAGTGAATTCTATCCGCTAAGCGGAGATCATTTTTTCTTTTTACTTCACGCAGAGTTTATCACAAAAACCATTCAAAACAGAGATTAAAAATGCTAGAAAATATATACTTACTTGCCGCCACTCTTCTTTTTACGCTAGGGCTTGGCTACTACCTTATAACTGCTTTGCAGTGGTTTAGCTATAAGTGGGAGCGTATCTTGCTACACTACACAAAGCCGCTTTGGCACGTCTATTTTGCTATTATACCGTTTGGAGTTTTTGCAATTTTTAGCACTTTTTGGTCAAGCTTAACTCCTATTTTTGCCGGTTTATATCTTGTTGCTCTATTTTTTTGGCAAAGAAAACTTGATAAAAAACTTGTATTTACAAGTAGGATAAAACGATTTTTTTGCTTTTTGCTTTTTGCTTTTTTGATTTTTAGTTATTTTTTGCTAAATCAAATTTTGGTTTTAGTTTTCTCACTTGCTATCTCATTTTTACTTATGGAGCTTTACGAAAAACTCTTATATATCAAATTTAAAAATAGTGCCAAAAACAAGCTTGCTTCTATGCCAGATCTAAAGATAGTTTTGATAACGGCAAGTTTTGGTAAAACTAGTATGAAAAACTTTTGTGCGTCTTTGCTTGAAAAAGATTTCAATGTCTTAAAAACCCCTCGCAGTGTAAATACGCTAGCAGGTATCATAAAAGATATAAATGAAAATCTTACGCCCAAAACTCAAATTTACATAGCTGAAGCAGGAGCTAGGCTTAAAGGAGATATAAAAGATATAGCTCAGTTTTTAAACCCACACTTTGTCATCATTGGCGAGATAGGAGCTATGCATATCGAGTATTTTAAAAGCTTAGAAAATATCCGTAGTACGAAGCTTGAAGCACTTGTCAGTAAAAACTTAGAATATGCGTTTTTGCATAGTACGACTTTGAAAAAAGAGGACGAGAAAACTTGCATTTATGACCATAAAGTCAGTGATATAAGTGCAAATCTAGATGGTATCAAATTTAGGCTAAATGATACCTGGTTTAGCTCAAAACTTTTAGGTGCATTTAATGCGCAAAATATCGCCGCTTCTGTTTTACTAGCGTTAAAACTTGGCGTAAAACAAGACACTTTAAAGATGAGCGTTTTAAATTTAAAAAATGTAGAGCATAGGCTAGAAAGACTTGATGCTGGTGGAAAGATCATCATCGATGATAGTTTTAACGGAAATTTAAAAGGTATGAAACAAAGCTATGAGCTAGTAAAAAGTTATAGTGGTAGAAAGATTTTGCTTACTCCTGGCATCGTAGAAGCAGACGATGAGCTAAATGAAGAGCTATCTAAAAGCATAAATGAAATTTTTGACGTAGTCGTGATAACAAGCGGTATAAACCAAAAGGCTCTTACTAAATTTTTGAGTAATCCTGAAGTAATAATCCTAAAAGATAAGTCAAAAATGCAAGAGTTTTTGAGCCAAAATACGACTAGCGGCGATCTTATACTTTTTAGTAATGACGCTCCAAGCTTTGTATAATCAAGATAAAATTTAAAGTTTTTATAGATTAGTATAGACCACAAGAGGATTGCAACTCTTGTGATCAAAAGGAGAGAAATGTCTGCCATCAAAAAGATGGCAGTTTGATTAGTATCCTAAAACTAGCATATTAGAATTTATATTTTACGCCTAAGCTTCCATTGACGTATTTATCGTCTCCGTTTGTTTTAAAACCAACACTTATGGTAGTAGATAAGTCTCTTGTCACTGCATACTCACCACCTGCTATCACTTTAGCATACGTATCTTTGCTCTCATCTGCTTTTGTGGTAAATGAAGTGCTAGCGCCTCTAAATTTAGACACTAAGTCATCTCTGCTTACGCTGAGTTCTTGCTCAACGCTAGGAGCTACAAACATAAAGCTTCCGTCACTTAGGTATTGTCTAAACTCTACGCCTAAGTTTGCACTAAGAGTTGAGCCATCTATTTTGCCAACTTCATAACCTTGTATTGTAGCATTGCTTAGAGTAAAGCTATCGTTTTTGTTGTATGCGTAATTTAGCCCGATAAATGGTTTGATAAAGAAGTTATTTTGAGCTTTAACCACATAGCCGTAAGTCGCAGCGATATTTATAAATTTAGAATCATAATCGCCATTTAGGTATTCATTTACTAGCTTATAGTTGTTTATATCGTTTTTACCTATACCAAAGCTTAGTGTAGTATCAAGCTCACTATCGCCAAGGTAAGCACGACTGTAAATTCCAAGCTCAAAGTTATCTGCTTCACTCTCTAAGTAGCTTGTATCTAGATCTGATTTTGCATAAGTGAAGTATGAACCAAGCAAGAAGTTATCAAAGCTTCTATCATATCCTACGCTAAATCCATAAAGTTTTGGATCGCCATTATCGGTGTATCCTTTAGCTCCTATGACGTTTGCCCACAGCGAGTTATCATAGTCAAATCTTTTTGTGTATTCTTTTATGATGCTTGATAGTGCAGAGTTGTCGCCACTTGCTAGCTCTAAGCCTTCCATATTTTTTATAGCACTAGCTAAAGCAAGATCTTTGCTATATGGAGAGCTAAGCTTAGCAAGTCTAGTCATAGTATTTGTTTGGTTTGCCATAGATAAAGCAGTAGCTGGAGCGTTAAGACCGCCACCTATAACATTGCTTAGAGATTTGCTTGCTTCATTGATAGGTTTTTCTATCTGCTCTGCGATGTCTTGAGCTATAGTCGCATCGGTAACTTTGTCCAATTCATCTGTAGTTACTAAATTTAGATTATTAGCTACAAAGCTTCCCAAACCAGCTTCATTTAGTGATTTTACTACATTTGAGTTGCTTGCTTTTACTACATCTGAAAATGAACTAGTTACGGTTATTTTATTTAACTGCTCTTTCATACTGTTTAAAGCTGCTAAAAGCTCGTTATAAGCTTTTTTTTGATCATCTGTTATAGCATCATCAGCTAGTAAATTTTTTAGCTTTACTGCATCGTAATTAGCATGGTTTATAGTGATACCTTGAGTTTTAATAGCATCTATTGTGGCGTTTGTTATCTCAGCACCTTTTGCATTTTTTAAATCAGTTCCGATAATTTTGTCTAAGTCAGCTCCATCAATTCCGCCTAATTCTGCAAGCTTTGCGTTAGCTATATCTGCTTGCCTTTGCAAAGCTTCATCATTTTTTAAATTTTGAGTTTCAGAGATAAATTTGTGGTCTGGATTAAAAGCTATTGCTTTTGCATCTCTAATAGTTTCGTTTAATTTATCTGCTTTTTTTACGAAATCATTCAAAGCTTGCATTATTTTTGGTTGAAGAGTTTTTAATGCTTCTATATTTTTATTTGCTTCTGCTGCTTTGTCACCTTTACCAGCTACGCCGGTGTATATGGTATTGATTAGATCAGATACAGTTATTGTAGCGTCGCCTGTTACGGCTTTATCTAGTAAATCAGTATCATCTTTTTTTAGCTTGGTATTTAGCGTTGCGTAAATTTTAGTGGCATTTTCGGCTACATTTTTTATATCAAGTTTATCTTGATCTTTTTTTGCTATATTAGAAAATAATGTTTTAATATCCTTAGCGACTTTTATAGCTAAATCTTTTGCAGCATCTTGTTTGTCTGTGTTTATTTTAATGTCGTTTGTGCCGTCATTTATTAATGTGCCTTCTTTTGAATTCGGATCGATTGTTATAGTTTGCAAATTATCAGATTCTAAACCGTTTGCGAGATTCGTGAATTCAACGGCTAAATTTTGTAGCTCTTTAGCAGAACTTCTAAAGTTTGCTATAACTGTTGCAAATTCTGTTTTATGCCAGTTGGCTGAATAAGCTAGCCCAAAAGCTTTAAAGTATGCCTTTTGAGCCTCATCTTTAGGAATTTCTACGGCTAAAAGGCTCGACCCCCCCCCTATTGTCATAAGCGCTGAAGCTAGCACCAAAGAAAGTTTAAATCCTTTCATGATTTCTCCTTAAAAATTAATTTAATGGGGTGAGAGTATAGCACATAAATGGCGTAAAAAGCAATTTTTGTTTAAAATTTATTTTTGATAACGAATATTGCATACTTTGAACGTTTCGTAATGTAATGTTTGGATATGGGGGGGGGTAGGAAGAAAGTGATTTTCTTTAAATTTAATAACTTTTTTATATTTTCTTAAGAAAAAACGGTAAATTTAGAAAGGGCTGGGATTTTAGTGAATATGGAAAACTTAAATTTGAAAACCAAAACCACTAAAGTGGTGGTTTCTGTGAAAACAAGCGAAGCGCTCGGCTTGTCCGATGTTTCTGTGAAAACAAGCGAAGCGGTGCAAGTGCAAAGCACGAAGCAGGTTTCTGTGAAAACAAGCGAAGCGCTCGGCTTGTCCGATGTTTCTGTGAAAACAAGCGAATGCGACCATAAAAGGGTCACATTCCCAAATTTTCGATGACGCGAACAGTATCTTCGGCGATAGCTAGCTCTTCATCAGTAGGCACTATGATGATACGTACTTTAGTCTCAGGTAGCCCGACGCGGCGTGGTTCGCCTAGCGGGACACTATTTTTGTTTTTATCCATTCTGATACCGAAAATCTCTAAACCGCTACAAACGGCTTCTCTGATCCTAGCATCGTTTTCGCCGATACCTGCTGTAAATATGATAGCGTTTATCTCGCCAAGAATTGCTATATATGCGCCTATGTATTTTTTGATACGCAATACAAACATATCAAAAGCGAGTTTGGCGTTTTCATCGCCTGCGTCCATTTTAGCTTCTATCTCACGCATATCGTTTGAGCCGCTTATGGCTAAAAGTCCGCTTTTTTTGTTCATTATGGTATCTATCTCTTCGCCGCTTAAATTTGCATTTTTCATCAGAAACGGAACTATAGCAGGGTCGATGTTACCACATCTTGTCCCCATCATAAGTCCCTCAAGAGGAGTAAGACCCATACTTGTATCTATACATTTTCCGTCTTTTATGGCTGCTACGCTTGCACCGCTTCCAAGGTGCAGCGTAATACAGCTAAACTTATCAAAATCAATTCCTAGTATCTTTGCACCTTGCCTTGCTACAAAGTTGTGGCTCGTTCCGTGTGCGCCATAACGTCTTATTTTGTATTTTTCATAAAACTCTAAAGGAAGCGGATACATATATGAGCTTTTTGGCATAGTTTGATGAAATACAGTATCAAAAACTGCTACGTTTGGAATGTCTGGTCTGACTTTTAAAGTCTCTTTCATACCGGCAAGATGAGCAGGGTTGTGAAGTGGGGCTAGGGGGATTAACTCTTCAATTGTTTTCATAACTTTTTCGTCTATCAAAACAGCATCATCAAAGAGATCTGCACCTTGAACTACTCTGTGTCCTACGCCGTCTATCTCATCTAAGCTTTTTAGTGTGTGACTGACAAATAAAAGCTCGTTCATTATGTCTATCCCAGCGCCGTGGTTTTCAATCTCTCCAGATCTTTCAAAGATCTGGCCTGTTTTTAGGACGGTTAGTTTTGCGTGTGAGTTTTTAGAGCCTATCTGTTCTATCAAGCCTTTACAAATAGCTATTTTGTTTTGCATATCATAGAGTTTAAATTTGATAGAACTACTGCCGGAATTTATAACTAAGATTTTCATCTGTTTTCCCCTTGAGATTGGATTGCGCTGATTAGGACGGTATTTACTATATCTTCTACCAAACAGCCGCGGCTTAGGTCATTTACTGGTTTGTTTAGTCCTTGAAGTATAGGTCCGATAGCAACGGCGTTTGCGCTTCTTTGGACGGCTTTATACGTGATATTTCCACAGTTTAAATTTGGAAATATAAATGTATTTGCGACTCCTGCGACTTTTGAGTTTGGAAGTTTCTTTTTAGCCACGCCTAAATCTACTGCGGCGTCAAACTGGATAGGACCTTCGATATCTAAATTTGGTGCTAGAACTCTGGCTTTTTGTGTAGCAGTTTCAACAAATTTTACGTCTTCCCCGCTTCCGCTACTGCCTGTTGAGTAGCTGAGCATAGCGACTTTAGGTTCTAAGCCAAAATCACGTGCCGTTTTGGCTGTACTTATGGCTATGCTAGCAAGCTGATCTGTAGTGGGATTTGGAGTGATGGCGCAATCTGCAAAAAGCTGAATTTTGGTATCTAAACACATTATAAAACTACCACTAACTGTGCTAATGCCCGGTTTCATTTTTATAAATTGAAGTGCTGGCCTTATAGTCTCTGCTGTAGTCGTACTAGCGCCGCTTACCATAGCGTCACATATACCCTTATATACTAGCATAGTTCCAAAATACGTTCTATCTTTCATCAGCTCACTAGCTTTTTCTTTAGTCATTCCTTTTTCGCGTCTAAGTTCGTATAAAGTAGTGGCGAATTCATCACTAAGATCACTATTTTGCGGATCATAGACCTTTATATCTTCTAAATTTAGTCCGTATTCACGAGCTTTTTTATTTATTTGGTATTTATCGCCTAAAAGTACGATATTGACTGCTTTGTTTTCAAGCAAGATAGCAGATGCTTTGAGTATGCGCTCATCGTCACTTTCTGGTAGGACTACTGTTTTTAAATTTGACCTAGCTTTTTTATAAAGTAGATTTTCAAATCTAAGAGGCGTTAAAGCGTTGCTACTAGTACTAAATATCTCTTCTATGTCATTTAAAACAGTGAAATTTAGCGTCCCTTTTTTAAATTCGGTATCTTTTGAAAGCAGGAATGGCGCATTTAAATTTTTAGCTAAGCTATCGTCTAGGGTTTCTATAAATCCACCTACTACTATAATGAAATCAGCGTCTATTTTGTCAAATTCTGTTATAACGTTTTTTATCAGTTCATTTTGTTTTGAACCTAGCAGATATAATTTTGCTTGATTTTCTTCAAAAATAGTGTTACTATTTTTCACATTATTTTCTCCGATAGGTAGAAATGTGACAATTTTTTTGTACGTACTGTTTAATTTTTCCAACAATTTTTGTTTAAATTCTTCCTTTTGAAAGTCTGAATTTAAAACATAAATAGCCCTTAGCATACTCTTCTCCTAGTTTTGGAACTTAATTTGCTTAAACATTGTAGCATATTTATATTTAAGGTATATTATGAAAACAAAATATATTTTTATTTCAATTTTGTCTGTGTTTGCAGGTTGTGCTACGGGAACCGATCCGAAGATATCTATGCAACCTCCTGTTTATGTCGAAGAGCTACCATCAAGGGAGAACGGACTTGGGCAAAGTAATCCAGGAAGTCTGTTTGGTAGAGGGGATAATCCGTTATTTTCAGATAGAAAAGCTATGAATGTCAATGATATAGTAACTATAGTCATAGAAGAAACTACAAGCCAAACATCAAAGGCAAATAAAGCTACTGAAAAAGATAGTACTATATCTTTAAACGGCGGAGCATTTACTACGCCAGAGGGCTCACCGCTTAGCGGACCTTTAAGAGACGTAAATAAAATAGCCGGTATAGGATTTAGCGGTGGCAGCTCAAATAAATACAGTGGAAGCGGTAGTAATAGCAGAAATGAAGCATTTAATACGACTATTTCAGCTAGGATCATAAAAGTTTTAAATAACGGAAATTATTTTATAGAAGGTAGTAAAGAACTTCTTGTAAATAATGAAAAACAGATCATACAAATAAGTGGAGTTATAAGACCTTATGATATCAGCCAAAAAAATGAGATAGAGTCAAAATACATAGCTGATGCTAAAATTCTCTATAAAACAGAGGGTGAGATACAACGAGCTACAAAAAAACCGTGGGGAACAAGTCTTTTGGAAGCTATCTGGCCTTTTTGATTTCTTGTATATGACCTAATTTATTTAGTAAATGTGTAAAAAACACACATTTACTACTATAAATTTAGTGCTTTATCTTATATTTTTATACTCTTTTAATTTTACTTAACTAAACTAACGTTATAATTTTAGCATTTTTATACAAAGGTGGAATGATGAAAAAATTAAATGGTTCACAGATGATCAGTGAAGCATTAAAGCACGAAGGAGTTAGCGTTGTTTTTGGCTATCCCGGGGGAGCGGCTTTAAATATATATGATGAGACTTATAAGCAAAATTATTTTACTCATATACTTACTCGTCACGAACAAGCAGCAGTTCATGCAGCTGATGGATATGCTAGAGTTACAGGAAAAGTAGGTGTTGCTTTTGTTACAAGTGGTCCTGGTTTTACAAATGCTGTTACAGGGCTTGCTACTGCTTATGCTGATTCGATTCCACTGGTGCTCATAAGCGGTCAAGTCGCATTGCCGCTCATAGGTACAGACGCCTTTCAAGAGATAGATGCAGTGGGCATTTCACGTCCTTGTGTAAAACATAATTTTTTAGTTAAGACAGTAGATGAGCTTCCGCTTGTGCTAAAACAAGCTTTTTA carries:
- a CDS encoding autotransporter outer membrane beta-barrel domain-containing protein; this encodes MKGFKLSLVLASALMTIGGGSSLLAVEIPKDEAQKAYFKAFGLAYSANWHKTEFATVIANFRSSAKELQNLAVEFTNLANGLESDNLQTITIDPNSKEGTLINDGTNDIKINTDKQDAAKDLAIKVAKDIKTLFSNIAKKDQDKLDIKNVAENATKIYATLNTKLKKDDTDLLDKAVTGDATITVSDLINTIYTGVAGKGDKAAEANKNIEALKTLQPKIMQALNDFVKKADKLNETIRDAKAIAFNPDHKFISETQNLKNDEALQRQADIANAKLAELGGIDGADLDKIIGTDLKNAKGAEITNATIDAIKTQGITINHANYDAVKLKNLLADDAITDDQKKAYNELLAALNSMKEQLNKITVTSSFSDVVKASNSNVVKSLNEAGLGSFVANNLNLVTTDELDKVTDATIAQDIAEQIEKPINEASKSLSNVIGGGLNAPATALSMANQTNTMTRLAKLSSPYSKDLALASAIKNMEGLELASGDNSALSSIIKEYTKRFDYDNSLWANVIGAKGYTDNGDPKLYGFSVGYDRSFDNFLLGSYFTYAKSDLDTSYLESEADNFELGIYSRAYLGDSELDTTLSFGIGKNDINNYKLVNEYLNGDYDSKFINIAATYGYVVKAQNNFFIKPFIGLNYAYNKNDSFTLSNATIQGYEVGKIDGSTLSANLGVEFRQYLSDGSFMFVAPSVEQELSVSRDDLVSKFRGASTSFTTKADESKDTYAKVIAGGEYAVTRDLSTTISVGFKTNGDDKYVNGSLGVKYKF
- a CDS encoding acetate kinase — its product is MKILVINSGSSSIKFKLYDMQNKIAICKGLIEQIGSKNSHAKLTVLKTGQIFERSGEIENHGAGIDIMNELLFVSHTLKSLDEIDGVGHRVVQGADLFDDAVLIDEKVMKTIEELIPLAPLHNPAHLAGMKETLKVRPDIPNVAVFDTVFHQTMPKSSYMYPLPLEFYEKYKIRRYGAHGTSHNFVARQGAKILGIDFDKFSCITLHLGSGASVAAIKDGKCIDTSMGLTPLEGLMMGTRCGNIDPAIVPFLMKNANLSGEEIDTIMNKKSGLLAISGSNDMREIEAKMDAGDENAKLAFDMFVLRIKKYIGAYIAILGEINAIIFTAGIGENDARIREAVCSGLEIFGIRMDKNKNSVPLGEPRRVGLPETKVRIIIVPTDEELAIAEDTVRVIENLGM
- the pta gene encoding phosphate acetyltransferase; the protein is MLRAIYVLNSDFQKEEFKQKLLEKLNSTYKKIVTFLPIGENNVKNSNTIFEENQAKLYLLGSKQNELIKNVITEFDKIDADFIIVVGGFIETLDDSLAKNLNAPFLLSKDTEFKKGTLNFTVLNDIEEIFSTSSNALTPLRFENLLYKKARSNLKTVVLPESDDERILKASAILLENKAVNIVLLGDKYQINKKAREYGLNLEDIKVYDPQNSDLSDEFATTLYELRREKGMTKEKASELMKDRTYFGTMLVYKGICDAMVSGASTTTAETIRPALQFIKMKPGISTVSGSFIMCLDTKIQLFADCAITPNPTTDQLASIAISTAKTARDFGLEPKVAMLSYSTGSSGSGEDVKFVETATQKARVLAPNLDIEGPIQFDAAVDLGVAKKKLPNSKVAGVANTFIFPNLNCGNITYKAVQRSANAVAIGPILQGLNKPVNDLSRGCLVEDIVNTVLISAIQSQGENR
- a CDS encoding Mur ligase family protein; the protein is MLENIYLLAATLLFTLGLGYYLITALQWFSYKWERILLHYTKPLWHVYFAIIPFGVFAIFSTFWSSLTPIFAGLYLVALFFWQRKLDKKLVFTSRIKRFFCFLLFAFLIFSYFLLNQILVLVFSLAISFLLMELYEKLLYIKFKNSAKNKLASMPDLKIVLITASFGKTSMKNFCASLLEKDFNVLKTPRSVNTLAGIIKDINENLTPKTQIYIAEAGARLKGDIKDIAQFLNPHFVIIGEIGAMHIEYFKSLENIRSTKLEALVSKNLEYAFLHSTTLKKEDEKTCIYDHKVSDISANLDGIKFRLNDTWFSSKLLGAFNAQNIAASVLLALKLGVKQDTLKMSVLNLKNVEHRLERLDAGGKIIIDDSFNGNLKGMKQSYELVKSYSGRKILLTPGIVEADDELNEELSKSINEIFDVVVITSGINQKALTKFLSNPEVIILKDKSKMQEFLSQNTTSGDLILFSNDAPSFV